TCATTGGAGGTATCGCTTATGGAATAGTCATGAAAACATATAATGAAAAATACGATGATTACATGGAATCAAGTAATTATGTCAATGGTGTAATTGTAGAGTATATAGAAGGAATTCAAGTAATAAAAGCCTTCAATCAATCAGCAAAATCATATGAAAAATTTGAATCAGCAGTAAAAGAATTCAAAGATTATACATTGGATTGGTTTCGAAGTACTTGGAAGTTAATTAATTTCGCCAGTTCTGCATTACCAACATCTCTACTTGGAACATTACCTATTGGTTTGTATTTATATATAAAAGGTTCGCTAGGTCCAGCTGAATTGACAATGTGCTTATTACTGTCACTTGGAATAGTTGGCGCACTTACTAACTTTACTATACTTGTAAATGATTTGAAAGCTATACAATTTGCTTTGAGAGACACCTATGAATATGTGGGTATAGATGAATTACCAAATGCTTCAAAAGAAATAAAATTGAATTCCTATAATATTGAGTTCAATAATGTATCTTTTTCTTATAATGATGATGAAAAAGCTGATGTTGAGAACAAAAGTGCATTGACAGATATTAATCTTAATCTACGAGAGGGTCAATTTACAGCTTTTGTAGGAGCTTCTGGAAGTGGGAAATCCACAATAGCAAGAATGCTTGTAAGATTCTGGGATGTAACCAAAGGAGAAATAAAAATAGGCGGAGTTGATATTAAAGATATCCCAATAGATCAGTTGATGGATTCAATAAGCTATGTGACACAGGATAATTTCCTGTTCAACTGCTCTTTAATGGAAAATATTAGATTAGGAAACATTAGTGCATCTGATGAAGAGGTAATTCGAGCATCAAAAGCAGCTTGTTGTCATGAATTCATTGAAAAACTTGATAACAAATATGATACTACTGCTGGAGAAGCAGGAGGAAAACTTTCAGGTGGTGAAAAACAGAGAATAGCTATAGCTAGAGCAATACTTAAAAATTCCCCAATTATTATTCTTGATGAAGCTACAGCTTTCACTGATCCAGAAAATGAAGACAAAATACAAAAATCAATAGCGGAACTAACAAAAGGTAAAACACTTTTGGTTATTGCTCATAGACTATCAACCATTAAGAATGCAGATAATATTGTTATTCTTGATAATGGTAAAATCAAAGAAATAGGTACCCATGAAGACCTATTGCATAAATCAAGTATGTACAAAAATATGTGGGATGCCCATATTGGAAGTAAACATTGGGCTGCAAGCAGTAGTAAATCAAATGATAGTGAGGTGCAATTAAGTGTTTAGATCAATAAAAAGAATAATTAGATGGACAGGAAATAGAAAAAAACGTATATATAGAGGATTTGTATATTCTTTCTTCAATTCATTATTCATTGCAATGCCTATCATGGGAACTGCCATTGGATTAAATCTTGTTATTGAAGATATGAATGGGACAAAAAAACTAACTACTGATTATGTTCTGTATCTACTAGGTTTCATGATTATTGCTTTATTAGGTAGGTTCTTGTTTTCTTATCTAAAAGCAAAATCTCAGGAAAGTGTTGGTTATGAAGTTACTGCAGATCAAAGAATCGAGATAGGTAATATATTGAAAAGAGTATCATTAGGATTCTTTGATACCCATAATGCTGGAGAAATAGCAGCATCAGTTACAACCGATCTTTCATTTGTAGAGATGTATGGAATGAAAATGATAGATACTGTGGTTAATGGATATATTTGTGTTTTTACAATGATATTGTGCATGTTATTTTACAAGATCGAGATTGGTTTGATATGTCTTGCTGGAGTTTTGTTATCAGCTTTTTTCTTAAAATTGTTAGGCAATAAAAGTGATAAAAATGCACCAGAACACCAATTTGCTCAAGAATCAATGATTGCAGCTACAATTGAGTATATAAGAGGAATTCCCATTGTAAAAGCTTTCAAACAAGAAGGTGTATCAAGAAAAGGGATAGAAGATGCTTATAAAAAGAGTAAAGATATCAATATAAAGATAGAAAAGGAATTCACTGTATATAATAGTTTTCATGTAATATCTCTTAAAATAGCATCTATAGCTATAGTTTGTGTGGCTGCATTAATGGCTAATAATGGAACAATGGATATGCCAACAATGCTTATGATGGTAATGTTCTCCTTTGTTATTTTTGGTAATGTTGAAGGTATCAATAATGCCACACACGTATTGGAAATAATAGATGAGACAATGGATAAATTGGATAAAATAAATCATGCCGAGTATATTGATGAAGACGGTGTAAACAAAGAATTATCCTCATATGATATAGAGTTTGACAATGTGATCTTTGCATATGACAAGAATGAGATATTGAAGAATGTATCTTTTCATATCCCTCAAAAATCCACTACAGCAATTATAGGAGCTTCTGGCAGCGGTAAAACAACAATATGTAATTTGATAGCTAGATTCTATGATGTAAACAAGGGGATAATAACCATAGGTGGACAAAATATCAAGGATATGAAGTGTGAAAGTCTATTGAAAAACATCAGTATGGTGTTTCAAAATGTATATTTGTTCCACGATACAATCTATAACAATATTAAGTTCGGTAATCCTAGTGCAGGTAAAAAAGATATCATAAAAGCAGCTAAAAAAGCTAGATGCCATGATTTTATCATGAGTCTACCAGATAAATATGACACAATTATAGGGGATGCCGGTTCAACATTATCAGGTGGAGAGAAACAAAGGATTTCTATTGCTAGGGCCATATTGAAAGATGCTCCTATAGTAATCTTAGATGAAGCTACTGCAAGTGTCGATCCTGAAAATGAATATGAGATTCAGAGGGCGATAAGTTCACTTGTAGAAGGGAAAACCATGATAACAATAGCACACAGACTAGCTACTATCCAAAATGCAGATCAGATATTAGTTGTAGATAATGGCGAAATAGTACAAAAAGGAAGTCATGACAAGTTATTGGATGAGGAAGGTATCTATAAGAATTTCTTATCCATACGTGAGAAAGCTGAAGGATGGAGTATAGTATAGATGAAGGATAGATACAATGAATAGAATGGACTTTAAAACATCAAAACCCGATCCTCGTGTATTAATATTTTTGGTTATAGTGGTATCTGTATTAAGTTGTATGCTTTTTCAACTGGCTATGGTATATGTATTGTTTCTTATTTTAGACATATTGATGTTTAGTCAGAAGATGAAGAAAAAAGCCATCCATTTTTTTGTGGCTTATAATATATTAATTATTGCTAGAAGAGCTTTAACCCTTATACCAACCTATTCTATAAGTATGGTTATATCAATGATAATTATTTTGCTGCTGCATGTAATACCTATATATATAGTTTGTTTCATCATGTTCAATAAGAACTATATGAATGAGATGATAACTGCTCTAGAACATATGAAAATACCTAAGACATTTATTATTCCACTAGCTGTGGTGTATAGATATGCACCTACAATTACAGAAGAAATAAGTCTGGTCAGGATCAGTCTTAAAATGAGAGGGTTAAATACTTCTTTTATAGGATTTATAATGCACCCAATGAAAATGATTGAAAATTTTATGATGCCTTTATTAATAAGAAGTGCAAAAATAGCTGACGAGTTGTCAGCGGCTACACTTTGCAAGGGATTAGACCTTGATAATAATAGAACTTGCACCACAAAAGTGAGATTTCAACTTGTTGACGGGTGTTATTGTATTGCTTTTATATGTATAGCGGTTTTAATTATTTTTATTGACAAGAATTATATATTATTGTGATTGATAATAATGAATTATTAAGGAGTATATTATGTTGGAAAAGAACCAGACAGTTATTGACTACAGACATTTATATTTTAAATACGAAGGAAGCGATGAACAAGCATTATCAGATATTAATCTTTCTATAAAAAAAGGAGAATTTATTGTACTTACAGGAAAAAGCGGGTGTGGAAAAACTACTTTAACAAGATGTGTCAATGGATTAATTCCTAATTTCTATAATGGAGAATTTAGGGGGAAAGCTAAGGTCAAGAACTATGATTTAAGCAAAGATGGAATAAGAGAGATTTCACGTGAGGTAGGGTCTGTCTTTCAAGACCCCCGTTCACAATTTTTTACTCTACATGTAAAGACTGAAATTCCATTTTCAAGTGAGAATTATGGAATTGATTCTGAAATCATTCAAGAGAATATAATAAAATCTGTTGAAGACCTTAAGCTTAATAAACTAATAGATAAACAGCTTTTAAACTTATCCAGCGGAGAAAAACAAAAGATTGCTGTTGCTTCTGTATATACTCTTGGAGCGTTGATATATGTGTTGGATGAACCGTCCTCTAATCTGGATTCTGAGGGAACAAAACAACTAGGTGAAGTACTAAGAAAATTAAAAGAAAAGGGTCACACAATCATAATATCAGAGCATAGACTCAATTATCTAAAAGACCTGGCGGATAGAGTTGTGTATATGGAAAATGGGGGTATAAAAGAAATAATAGATGGAAAAGATTTTGTAAAAAAATCCTCCCTTTGGCTTGATAAAAAAGATCTGAGACAATTATATATAAGTCCTATAGAGTTAATAAAATACGATAGAAACTCCAAATCAATCAGAGCTAATCCTCTATTGAAAGTTGATAATTTATCTTTTAGATATAGAGGAGGAAAGTATATCTTTGACAATGTTTCATTTGATTCATATGGTGGAGACGTAATAGGTATACTTGGGAAAAATGGAGTTGGTAAAAGTACTTTATTAAAAGTATTGATGGGACTTGAAAAACCTAATAAAGGTGAAATATATATAGATGCAAAGAAAGCATCAAAACGTGTACGAATCAAGAATTCAACTTATGTCATGCAGGACGTAGATTACCAACTGTTTGCTCCTAGTGTCCTGGAGGAAATGATTATTGGATTGCCAGATTCTAAAGAGATAAGGGACAAAGCAAAAGAATATCTTAGTTATTTTAATCTGGAAAAATATATTGAAAGACATCCAGCCTCTCTTTCTGGCGGTCAAAAACAAAGATTAGCTATAGCCATGGCTTGTATGAAAGATTCTAGGTTACTATTTTTTGATGAACCTACAAGTGGATTAGATGCTGCTAACATGAAACAAGTCAGTAGTGCAATAAGGAAAATATCGAATAATAATAGATGTATCTTTGTGATTACCCATGATGAAGAATTTGCTAATCTTACATTCAATACGGTATTAAAATTCAATGATGATAAAACAATCAATTATTTTAATATAAATAAAGAAAAAAATAATTATAAAAAGGAGAATTTAGCATGAATAATACCCAAAAGAACAGTAAAGTAAAAGATCTAATAACAATAGGGATATTTAATGCTCTACTCATAGTAGTGTTTGGAGCTATAGCTTGTACAATAGGATTTTTCCCACCTATATTGATTGTATTGCCATTGATCCTATCAACAATTGGTGGATTGATTTTTATGTTGATGATAACGAAAGCACCTATGAGAGGGATATTTATAATTAGCAGTGCACTATTAGGACTTGTGCTTTTTAATATGGCACCTGGCGGCAGTATGTTTATAACTACATTGGCAGGCGGAATAATTGGAGAGATAATCTATAACGTTCTAGGTAGAAAAAAATTCATATCTATTGCCTTAGGATATGCATCTTATATGTTAGGATTGGCACTTGGTGAATATTATCCTTTCATATATATGCAGGAAGAATATATTGAGTTATATGCTAAAAAAGGCAGTCAATCTTTACCAGTCGCACAAAAATGCATAGAGATAATGACCCCAGAATTAATGATAATATTAAGTATCTTAACAATAATCACATCTGTATTAGGTTGTCTATGGGGAAGAAAGATGTTACATAAGCATTTTCTAAAAGCAGGTATTGCATAACAATTATCTAAAATAGGAAGGAGTCAATATGCACCAGACAAAAGTAATAAAAACAATAGTGTGTGGAGTAGGATTCGGACAATTTTATTTGGAAGCATTACAACTTATAAAAGATGAAGTAAAGTTGATTGGTATTTTATCTAATGGTAGTGAGAAATCAAAAGAATGTGCCAAGTATTATGGAGTTGATTTATATACAGATATAAAAGAGATTCCTAGTGATATTGACTTAGCATGTATTGTTGTAAAATCTGAAATCATGGGTGGTCAAGGTGTTGATTTAGCAATAGAATTTCTACAGAGAAAAATAAATGTAATTCTTGAACACCCTGTTTGCCATAAGAATATAGCAAAGTGCATGAAAACTGCTAAAGAACATAATGTATTTTTCAAAGTTGGAGATTTGTATGCAAATCTTCCTTCTGTGAAAAAATACATGGATTGTACAAAAGAACTCTTTAAAATACAGAAACCCCAGTATATAGAGATACAATGCTCCACAAGAGTTCTTTTTCCAATGGTACATATCCTATCTAAACTATTACCAAGCATAAGTCCTATAAAAGTTGTTTGTTGCACCAAAGGATTAGGTATATATCAGATAATATCAGGAACCATAGGTAAAATACCTTTTCTATTAAAGGCAAATAATGAACTTAATGTAAATGAGCCAGATAGCTACATAAGAGAATTCCATAGATTCTCCATAGACGTTCAAGGTGGGAGATTAACACTTACTGATACTCATGGTCCTGTTATATGGCAGCCCATTCTGAAATTGCCTACTCTGGATATAGAACCAAAGGATAGGTTTACAAAATATCCTAGGGAGCTTTTGAATGAAAGCACTCATATTATTGGAGATGAAAAAACTCCTTCATATGATGTGATACTATCTGAGTTATGGCCAAAAGCCATAGCAGAAGATATACAGGAAATGAGAAGCATGATTTTGGGTGAATCAGAAAAGAAATATGATTTGTGTAATATGCAGCAAATGATTCTATATGCAAAACAATGGCAGCAGTTAACAAAAGAATTAGGGTATCCAGAGTTAAACCACCAAAGTAGCAATGAATGGGTTGACCCATACATATTTGAAAATACGGATAGTGAATCTACGAATAGAGTCACAGAAAAGGATATTATCAATTACATAGACAGCTTGGATGAAGCATCTATAATATCTATGTTGTATACATTACAGTCATACAACGCTTTATTGCCCAATGTTCATTATACAGAAGAAGATATACTAACTCTGATCAAGATGTCACCAAAATATAATAAGGTGATAAAAAGATGGTTAAGAGTATTGCATGATAAAAAATATGTTGATGTAATTAACAATGAATTCATCTATAGGAATAATAGAATAACCAAGAATGATATGGAAAATTATTGGAAAAATGTTAATTATATATCAAGTAATAAAATATGCCCTAAACTGGTTGTAGATTATTTTGAAAGCAATGCAAATAATCTTGCCCAGTTTCTGAATGATGAGATGAATCCGACTTTTTTATTATTTCCCAAAGGCCGTATGGATTATGCTGATGCATTATATAGTGAAACAATAATAGCCAAATATCTAAATGGGAAAATAGCAAAAAAAGTAATGGAAATTATGGATGGTAAGAAAGATACTATTAATATTTTGGAAGTAGGAGCAGGAACGGGAGCAACTTCCAAGGTAGTACTTGAGGAAATGAGTAAAAGGAATAATAATAGTTTCTTCTATCAATTCACTGATATATCTAATTATTTTATTTCTAATGCAAAAAAATATTTCAGCAGTTATTGCAATATGGATTATCAAGTTATTGATATAGATACTGATTTAAAAGAACAAGGAATCAATATTGGAAGTAAGGATATTATAATAGCCAATGGTGTTCTCAACAATGTTCGTAATATGAAATACACACTTAATAACTTCCAAAGAACCATGAGAAAAGGCGGTTACTTATTGATAATAGAACCAACAAAAGAATTTGTTGAAATGCTCATATCACAAGTATTCATGATGGAATCACCAAATGATGATAGAAATAATACGAAAACAACATTCTTGACTGTTAAACAGTGGAGAAGCATCTTAGAGGAAAATAATTTTCTGATTGAAGATGTTTTGCCGAATGATGATAATGTTCTAAAACATTTTGGTCAAAATCTATTTATAGTTAAAAAGGAGTAAATATGTTAAAAATTAATCAATTACAATGCAAAGTCACAGATTTACAAAAAGCTGTAAATGACTTTAAAGAATTAGGATTTACTGTTTGCTGGGGAGCTGATCCAGAGCGGGCAAGTAATGCATTCATATATTTTGAGAATGGACCTGTCATTGAACTTTTTTTAATGCCTGATATAGCTTATTACGCTGCATCAGTTTTTGGTGTTTTTTATGGAAGCAGTGCAAAAAGACGCTGGAAATATTGGTGTAGATCAAATGAAGGCTGGTGCGATTTTAACTTGAAAAGTGATAATGAAGCAGCATCCTTAGAAAATATAGGTAATATTAGAAATCACGTAAAAAATAAGAATATTTCAGTATCAAGAGTTATTAAAGGTCATAGAACACAGCCAGACGGACAAAAATTAAAATTCGGATATTTTGTTACAGACCCAGTTGAATTACCTTTTATAACTTCCGATTATCACATAAAGAATACCATTAAAAAAGTTAAGCACAAAAATGGTGCAAAAGAAATTGAATGGGTCAAAGTTGGAGTTAATGATAAAAACAGAGATAAATTAGAATTGTTGACTGGTGATGATAAGAAAATAATATTAGTGCCTTCTGAACATACGAACATAATTGAAATAGGAATTAAAGGGATTAAGAATAAATTGGATGGTAATAGATTGCATGGAGCAAAAATAGTTTCGTTAGATTAACAGGAGGAATATATATGGAAATAAGTATAGAAAAGTTTTTAGAAGATTTATATGTAAAAGGTATTTCTCTTTGGATGGAAGATGATAAATTACACTTCAAAGCTCCAAAGGGCAGTATCAGCAAAGATGAATTAAATATGTTAAAAGAGAATAAGGAAAAGATAATAGATATACTAACAGAAAATGAGACCATAAAAATAGTTCCTGACATAAAGTCAAGGTATGAGCCCTTTCCTTGTACTGATATACAATCTGCATATCTGTTAGGACGTAGTGATAGTTTTGAATATGGTGGAGTGGCATGCCATATATATCTGGAATTGGAATATGATCAATTAGAACCGAAGAAGACAGAAGAAATATGGAATAGATTGATTGAACGGCATGATATGTTACGTGTGAAATTTGATAAAAGTGGTAATCAATACATTCAGAAAGAAGTAGATGATTTTGAAATAATCTATAACGATTATAGTGGACAAGATGAAAGTGTGCTTACAGAAAAAATGAATGAAATACGGCAAAACATGGGTAATAGGGTATACGATATTGAGAAATGGCCATTATTCGATATACAACTTACTAAGACTAACAATAAATACATAATGCATTTCTCTATTGAATTCATAATAGCAGATTGGACAAGCATTAGATTGTTGTTGAATGAATTTGATATATTGAATAGGAATATAGATGAAGAACTTCCTAAATTAGAGCTCACATTCAGAGATTATATATTAGCTGCCGACAAGCTAAAAAAATCAAAACAGTATATTGAAGATAAAAATTATTGGATGCAAAGAGTAGATACTCTACCTTCAGCACCTAAATTACCAATATTGGTTAATGAGAAAAATGAAAAAGTAAAGTTCGAGAGACATACTTTACATATAAAACAAGATAAATGGAATATATTAAAAGACTTTGTAAAGAAAAAAGGATTGACACCTACAGCAACTGTTTTAACTGCATTTGCACTCATAATAGAAAGATGGAGTACGGAAAGTAGATTCTGTCTTAATCTTACATTGTTGAATAGAATGCCTATACACCCACAAGTCAATGATATTGTTGGTGATTTTACAACTATCAACTTATTGGAAATTAACCTTAATGACATCAAGACATTTATAGAATACGCAAAGGACATTCAAAAACGTTTATTCGATGACTTAGACCACAAATTATTTTCAGGAGTAGAAGTAATTAGAGAATTAGCAAGGAGACATAGCAATAAAGAACTGATGCCCATCATTTTTACTAGTGCCATAGGAAGTGAATCCACTAATGTAGCTTCATCCAAAATAGAGGTTAATGAAAATGGTATTTCACAAACGCCACAGGTATTCATTGATTGTCAAGCTATGGATGATGAGAATGGGCTTAGAATAAATTGGGATGTGAGGGATAAGATATTCCCCCAAAACATGATTAAGGATATGTTTAATTCTTTTGAAGAATTATTGAATAGATTAATAGAAATGAAAGAAACCTGGAATGAAAAAGATATTGTGAAACTTCCATTATGGCAGCAAAACGAAAGAAAAATTGTTAATGATACATCCAAGATTTTGCCAGATAAATTACTGCACCAGCAAATATTTGAACAAGCAGAATTAACACCGGATAATATAGCTGTCAAAGATGGAAATAATTCAATAACCTATAGAGAGTTAATAAGATTAAGCGATACTATATCAGCTTATCTATTAGACGCAGGTTGTAAACCACAGGACAAGATAGCTATAGTAATGGAAAAATCCATTTATCAAGTAGCAAGTGTCCTAGGGATATTGAATATTGGAGGTATCTATGTACCAATATCCAATAAACAACCTGTATCAAGGATTGAATCAATAATTGAACAATCATCTTCTGACATTGTACTTATGACGTCATCGTCAAGTATAAAAATAGATGATAACTATAAAGTTATTGAAGTTGATAAATTAGAACCTAGGAATGAAGAGTTTAATAGATTTACAGGTGATTCAAATAACACAGCATACATTATATTTACTTCTGGCTCTACAGGTGTGCCAAAAGGTGTTACTATCAGTCATAAAGCTGCCCTGAATACTATAAATGATATAAATGATAGATTCAAGGTTACCAGCGATGATTCTATTATAGGAATATCAAAACTTAGCTTTGATTTATCTGTTTATGATATTTTCGGGTTATTAAGTGTTGGAGGAAAGATAATATATCCTATGGATAGTAAATTAAATGATCCTTCTTATTGGTACTCATTAATATCAGAAAATAATATAACTATGTGGAATACTGTTCCTGCGATTATGGAGATGCTGGTTAATTACTTGGAAGTATCTAATTATAGCCTCGATTCTATGGAAAAAATATTTTTATCTGGAGATTGGATCGGTGTAAATCTACCAGATAGAATTAAAAATAAAATGCCTAATGCAGATATCATATGTATGGGTGGTGCTACAGAAGCTTCCATATGGTCAATATACCACGTATATGACGATAGTGATAAATCTTATAAAAGTATACCATATGGCAGACCTCTAGCTAACCAACAATTTAAAGTTTTTGATTCTATGCTAAGAGATTGTCCTGTATTAGTTGAAGGAGAACTAGGAATCATGGGACAAGGTTTATCAAAAGGATACCTAGGGCAGAAAGAGATAACTGCCAATAGTTTCATAATACATGAAAAAGATAAAATATATCGTACTGGCGATTATGGTAGATACCTTCCTGGCGGAGAAATTGAATTCTTAGGACGAAAAGATGCTCAAGTCAAGATTAGAGGACATAGAATTGAATTAGGAGAAATTGAATCGGCTTTGAATAGACATGAGAAGGTTAAATCAGCGGTTGTAATAGTTGGTACAGAGAACAAAAATCAATTATATGGATTTGTCATGCTGGACGATAATCAAAAATCACCGAAAGTCACAGAAGATGAGTTAAAAGAATACTTAGCTTCATATATACCTGAGTATATGATACCAACTTCTATTTCAATATTATCTATTTTCCCTTTAACTCAAAATGGGAAGGTTGACCGTAAAAAACTGCTTAGTATCAAAATGCAAAATGTATCTCATGATGATAAAGAGAATAAGGAAGAAGTATTTGACCAATTGGAATTAAAACTAAAAACAATTATGGAAAGTGTCTTAGAAGTAGTGGAGATAGGTAAGGAAGATGATTTTTATGACTATGGAGCCGATTCTCTCATAATGGCACAAGCTGCTGGTATTTTACACGAAGAACTATTAGCCATTAACAAAGATATACCTTATGATGCTCTACTACGTCAATTGTTGAATTATCCAAGTATTGATTCCCTTGCCAAATTCGTTAGACAACAAGGAACTGGTGAAGAACAAATAGATGATTCATCCAATGATTCTAGTAATGCTTCAATCATTGAGTATAGCAAAAATGAAAATGGACCTCTTAGAATTATTTTACATGCTGGACTTGGAACTATGAACTGTTTCAGATATCTTATAAAGCATCTTGTGAAGGAAGATATAGGTACTGTTATAGGAATCGCAGTTAAAGATGCAGATAAATATTCTTCAATAAACCCAGAGGAACTCATAGAAAATATTGCTGATGATTATGTTGAAAGAATTATGGAATATGACAATAATGATGTACAGATTATTGGATATTGCCTAGGTGGTTTAATAGCGGTGGAAGTGGCTAAACGCTTGGCTGAAAATAATGTAAATATTGTTGATTTGGTCTTAATTGACAGTCATCCAGTACAAGCTGATATAAAAGACGAACTGTTTTTAGAATCAATATTCATAACTAATTTTTATATTACCCTGCCACAGGTCTATGATGAGATTACTATAGATGAACTGGATTATACATTCAAAAGATTATTTGAAAAGCATAGGGATAATATTCCAAAAAATGCTTTGTGTAATTTGGATGGGGATGACAAAATCACGAAAGTCAGTAATTTATTTAGAAAGCTAAGTACATTGACAAAAGAAGAAAGATTCAGGGATTATGTAGAGGCAATGCATAAGATAACAGGGGAGAATGTACCTGTGAATATGGCAATGGGTATGTTTAATATTTATTGTCAAAGCTTCAAAGCAGCACAATTTGAACCTTCAATCTATATGGGTGATGTAAGATTTTTATTAGCTCGTGAAGATTTCCAGTATCTAGCTAATTCTAGTGAGAGGTCTTTGGATTTTTGGAAACAATTCTGTTTAGGAGAATTTGAAGTCACTAAAATAGATGGAGATCATATTAGTTGTATAGAAGATGAGAAGAACGTACCTCATTTAGCTAAGTTAGTTACAGAACCTTTGTCATAAACAAACTAAAAAGGAGACTATTATGGAATTAGAAGAAAATATCATTATATCTAAGATACAAGGCTATTACACTGCTTATTTGATGTATATTTCATGTGAACTTAATATATTTGATTATTTATATAATGAAGATATGAGTATTAATGATTTGAGTGAGAAAATAAACATATCAAGAGATAAGACATATAGGTTGATTAGACCTCTAGTAGCTAATAGTTTTATTAATGAAGAAGATGAATTATTAAGTCTTTCTAGATTAGGTCAAAAGTTATCCGAATATGACGAAAAATCATTAAAAGGATTTGTTTTATTCAACG
The window above is part of the Vallitalea guaymasensis genome. Proteins encoded here:
- a CDS encoding VOC family protein, encoding MLKINQLQCKVTDLQKAVNDFKELGFTVCWGADPERASNAFIYFENGPVIELFLMPDIAYYAASVFGVFYGSSAKRRWKYWCRSNEGWCDFNLKSDNEAASLENIGNIRNHVKNKNISVSRVIKGHRTQPDGQKLKFGYFVTDPVELPFITSDYHIKNTIKKVKHKNGAKEIEWVKVGVNDKNRDKLELLTGDDKKIILVPSEHTNIIEIGIKGIKNKLDGNRLHGAKIVSLD
- a CDS encoding non-ribosomal peptide synthetase; its protein translation is MEISIEKFLEDLYVKGISLWMEDDKLHFKAPKGSISKDELNMLKENKEKIIDILTENETIKIVPDIKSRYEPFPCTDIQSAYLLGRSDSFEYGGVACHIYLELEYDQLEPKKTEEIWNRLIERHDMLRVKFDKSGNQYIQKEVDDFEIIYNDYSGQDESVLTEKMNEIRQNMGNRVYDIEKWPLFDIQLTKTNNKYIMHFSIEFIIADWTSIRLLLNEFDILNRNIDEELPKLELTFRDYILAADKLKKSKQYIEDKNYWMQRVDTLPSAPKLPILVNEKNEKVKFERHTLHIKQDKWNILKDFVKKKGLTPTATVLTAFALIIERWSTESRFCLNLTLLNRMPIHPQVNDIVGDFTTINLLEINLNDIKTFIEYAKDIQKRLFDDLDHKLFSGVEVIRELARRHSNKELMPIIFTSAIGSESTNVASSKIEVNENGISQTPQVFIDCQAMDDENGLRINWDVRDKIFPQNMIKDMFNSFEELLNRLIEMKETWNEKDIVKLPLWQQNERKIVNDTSKILPDKLLHQQIFEQAELTPDNIAVKDGNNSITYRELIRLSDTISAYLLDAGCKPQDKIAIVMEKSIYQVASVLGILNIGGIYVPISNKQPVSRIESIIEQSSSDIVLMTSSSSIKIDDNYKVIEVDKLEPRNEEFNRFTGDSNNTAYIIFTSGSTGVPKGVTISHKAALNTINDINDRFKVTSDDSIIGISKLSFDLSVYDIFGLLSVGGKIIYPMDSKLNDPSYWYSLISENNITMWNTVPAIMEMLVNYLEVSNYSLDSMEKIFLSGDWIGVNLPDRIKNKMPNADIICMGGATEASIWSIYHVYDDSDKSYKSIPYGRPLANQQFKVFDSMLRDCPVLVEGELGIMGQGLSKGYLGQKEITANSFIIHEKDKIYRTGDYGRYLPGGEIEFLGRKDAQVKIRGHRIELGEIESALNRHEKVKSAVVIVGTENKNQLYGFVMLDDNQKSPKVTEDELKEYLASYIPEYMIPTSISILSIFPLTQNGKVDRKKLLSIKMQNVSHDDKENKEEVFDQLELKLKTIMESVLEVVEIGKEDDFYDYGADSLIMAQAAGILHEELLAINKDIPYDALLRQLLNYPSIDSLAKFVRQQGTGEEQIDDSSNDSSNASIIEYSKNENGPLRIILHAGLGTMNCFRYLIKHLVKEDIGTVIGIAVKDADKYSSINPEELIENIADDYVERIMEYDNNDVQIIGYCLGGLIAVEVAKRLAENNVNIVDLVLIDSHPVQADIKDELFLESIFITNFYITLPQVYDEITIDELDYTFKRLFEKHRDNIPKNALCNLDGDDKITKVSNLFRKLSTLTKEERFRDYVEAMHKITGENVPVNMAMGMFNIYCQSFKAAQFEPSIYMGDVRFLLAREDFQYLANSSERSLDFWKQFCLGEFEVTKIDGDHISCIEDEKNVPHLAKLVTEPLS
- a CDS encoding Gfo/Idh/MocA family oxidoreductase encodes the protein MHQTKVIKTIVCGVGFGQFYLEALQLIKDEVKLIGILSNGSEKSKECAKYYGVDLYTDIKEIPSDIDLACIVVKSEIMGGQGVDLAIEFLQRKINVILEHPVCHKNIAKCMKTAKEHNVFFKVGDLYANLPSVKKYMDCTKELFKIQKPQYIEIQCSTRVLFPMVHILSKLLPSISPIKVVCCTKGLGIYQIISGTIGKIPFLLKANNELNVNEPDSYIREFHRFSIDVQGGRLTLTDTHGPVIWQPILKLPTLDIEPKDRFTKYPRELLNESTHIIGDEKTPSYDVILSELWPKAIAEDIQEMRSMILGESEKKYDLCNMQQMILYAKQWQQLTKELGYPELNHQSSNEWVDPYIFENTDSESTNRVTEKDIINYIDSLDEASIISMLYTLQSYNALLPNVHYTEEDILTLIKMSPKYNKVIKRWLRVLHDKKYVDVINNEFIYRNNRITKNDMENYWKNVNYISSNKICPKLVVDYFESNANNLAQFLNDEMNPTFLLFPKGRMDYADALYSETIIAKYLNGKIAKKVMEIMDGKKDTINILEVGAGTGATSKVVLEEMSKRNNNSFFYQFTDISNYFISNAKKYFSSYCNMDYQVIDIDTDLKEQGINIGSKDIIIANGVLNNVRNMKYTLNNFQRTMRKGGYLLIIEPTKEFVEMLISQVFMMESPNDDRNNTKTTFLTVKQWRSILEENNFLIEDVLPNDDNVLKHFGQNLFIVKKE